GGTGGCATTCCAGAATGCGGCCGACACTTCGTTGTACTTGGCACCGGTGACGGTGGCAGGGCGTGGCACGGCACCGACAAAGGTCTCATACAGGTCGCCGAAGAATGGGTTGGCGGAGAGCACTTCCTTGTCTTTGTACAAAGCCGCAATCGTGGGGTTGTACGAACCGCGGATAGCGCGGTCTTTTTGTACCGCCGCGCTGGTCAGGTACATCACCAGATCAGCCGACTCTTTGGGGTGGGCCGAATACTTGCTGACCGCCAACTGCCAGCCGCCCAGGGTGGCAGCAGTCTTGCCGCCATCGCCCTTGGGCAAAGCCACCACACCGACCTTGCCCTTGACGGGGCTGTCTGCGCCCTGGCTCAGCGACCAGGCGTAAGGCCAGTTGCGCATGAACACCGCATTGCCCTTCTGGAACACGCCACGGGCTTCTTCTTCGCCGTAGTTCAGCACGCCGGTGGGGGCGATGGTGCCGATCCAGCTGGCTGCGGTGTCCAGTGCCTTGGCAGCCTGGGGGTTATTGATGGTGATCTTGCCGGTGCTGTCCACAATGTTGCCGCCGCCGAAGCTGGAGACCCACTCGACGCCGTCGCAGGTCAGGCCTTCGTAGGCCTTGGCCTGGAACACAAAACCTTGCATGTCGGCCATACCTGCCTTGCGCTCGCCGTCCATCACCTTGGTGGCGGTAGCGGTCAGCTCAGCCCAGGTGGTGGGGGCTTTTTCGTTGTACTTGGCCAGCAAGTCCTTGCGGTAGTACAGCACACCGGCATCGGTGAACCAGGGCATGGCCAGCAGCTTGCCGCCGACGGTGTTGTTGGCCACGATGGCAGGGAAATGCTCTTTTTCTGCGCCCTTGGCGTAAGAGGTCAAGTCCAGCAAGTGTTCCTTCAGCAGGCCGGGCCAGACCACGTCGACAGACAGCACGTCGAGTTCGGTGGCCTTGGCGGCAAACATTTGGCGGAACAGGCCCAGGATGTCGCTGGACGACTGGGGAATGCTCAGGTGCTTGACGGTATTGCCGGTCTTAGCGCTCCACTCGTCGCCCGCCTTTTTGCAGAACTCGAAATCCTGGCCTACGGAACCGCACGAAATAGTGACGGTGACACCCGCTGCCTGTGCGCCAACGGCGCCCAATGCGCCGAAGCTGATCAGCACGGCGGCTGCGGTTTTGGTCATGACTGTCATGGAATGTCTCCTGTTGTGTTCGGTGTCGGCCCAGATAGAAGACGTAGTGAATGCCGCTCCCAAAGGCCGAAGTTTTGTTGCTGTTTAGTGCCAACGCAGTATAAATTCAAAGCGCTTTGAATTGAACACTGGGTTTACCCGAGGACGCCGCTGACAGCGTCGATAATTTTTTGCAACCACCCAAAAAACGTCCCATGCAAAAAGCCCCTCATGGTCAAACTGACCATGAGGGGCTTTTCAATGTTCAACACCCTCGCCTCCTGCAGGCAGGGGGCTCAGGTGCATGAGCGCTGCAAATTAGAACGCGTAGTTCACACGGACGCTTGCACCAGACGAATCCTTGGCGGTGTTGGTGCCGCTACCCTGCGAGAACGACACTGCGGGGGTGACGGTGGCACCCTTCACGTCGAAGAATGGAATTGCGTAAGCAGCCCAGAAAGTGGTGACCTTGTCGTCGGCGTTGGTGGTAGAGCCCTTGCCAAACACGCTGGCAACGGTCAGCTGGCCAAATTTGGCCATCAGTGCAAAGGTGTTTTGCTTCACACCGATATCGCTCTTCACGGCCGCATAGTTTGCAAACAAAGTGAAATCGCCGAAGTTGTAGTCACCGGTCAGGCCCAAGCCCGTTTCACGCTTCATGTTGCCCGTGTGGTACTGCATTGCTTCCAAGCCAGCAGCGATGTGCAAGGGGC
This sequence is a window from Rhodoferax sp. WC2427. Protein-coding genes within it:
- a CDS encoding ABC transporter substrate-binding protein; translation: MTVMTKTAAAVLISFGALGAVGAQAAGVTVTISCGSVGQDFEFCKKAGDEWSAKTGNTVKHLSIPQSSSDILGLFRQMFAAKATELDVLSVDVVWPGLLKEHLLDLTSYAKGAEKEHFPAIVANNTVGGKLLAMPWFTDAGVLYYRKDLLAKYNEKAPTTWAELTATATKVMDGERKAGMADMQGFVFQAKAYEGLTCDGVEWVSSFGGGNIVDSTGKITINNPQAAKALDTAASWIGTIAPTGVLNYGEEEARGVFQKGNAVFMRNWPYAWSLSQGADSPVKGKVGVVALPKGDGGKTAATLGGWQLAVSKYSAHPKESADLVMYLTSAAVQKDRAIRGSYNPTIAALYKDKEVLSANPFFGDLYETFVGAVPRPATVTGAKYNEVSAAFWNATHEVLSKKATGAESVKKLEGKLNGIRRGPKWN